The proteins below come from a single Nitrospirota bacterium genomic window:
- a CDS encoding segregation/condensation protein A: MDQTDITTASDSYNVKIPAFEGPFDLLLHLIKENKIDIYDIPIAVITGQYLQYIEMMKELNLDVAGDFLVMAATLIHIKSRMLLPVDEEAPGEEEDPRLELIQRLLEYQAFKDASLGLREKEEEWMNIFHREPVKDEEAEAESAEPELYLFDVNLFDLLGAFKKILNTAPPEIVRITREALTVKDKISHIMEMLENNDTVRFEDLFKEDRSRVQIVVTFVALLELIRLGLVRAYQENDFGNIWVINPQKKEMQTQA, from the coding sequence ATGGACCAGACAGATATCACAACCGCTTCAGACAGCTATAACGTAAAAATTCCTGCGTTTGAGGGTCCTTTTGATCTTCTCCTGCATCTCATCAAAGAAAACAAGATTGACATCTATGACATACCCATTGCGGTAATCACAGGACAGTATCTTCAGTACATTGAGATGATGAAAGAACTGAATCTTGACGTGGCAGGCGATTTCCTTGTCATGGCTGCTACACTCATACACATCAAATCAAGGATGCTTCTCCCTGTTGATGAAGAAGCGCCCGGAGAGGAAGAGGACCCAAGACTTGAACTAATCCAGAGGCTTCTTGAATATCAGGCATTCAAAGACGCATCTCTTGGCTTAAGAGAAAAAGAAGAGGAATGGATGAATATCTTCCATAGAGAACCTGTCAAAGATGAGGAGGCTGAAGCAGAATCCGCAGAGCCTGAACTTTATCTGTTTGACGTCAACCTCTTTGACCTCCTCGGCGCATTCAAAAAGATTCTTAACACAGCGCCTCCGGAAATAGTCCGGATAACAAGAGAGGCGCTGACTGTAAAAGACAAGATTTCTCATATAATGGAAATGCTTGAGAATAATGACACAGTAAGGTTTGAAGACCTTTTTAAGGAAGACAGGTCAAGGGTTCAGATCGTAGTTACATTTGTCGCCCTCCTTGAACTGATAAGGCTCGGACTTGTCAGGGCCTATCAGGAAAATGATTTTGGGAACATATGGGTGATAAATCCCCAGAAAAAAGAAATGCAAACCCAGGCTTAA
- a CDS encoding sulfide/dihydroorotate dehydrogenase-like FAD/NAD-binding protein → MYTILDKQALNDAIKLMVIEAPHVARKASAGQFVIVRIDDFGERVPLTIADFDRSAGTVTIIFQEAGKSTKHLGSLNAGDNLATFAGPLGHPTEIKRYGAVICVAGGVGIAPVYPIAKALKEAGNVVISIVGARNKGLLFWEERMRTVSDELIVCTDDGSYGRKAVVTEPLKEILSVKNIANVWAIGPAIMMKFVSMLTKEFNVPTVVSLNTIMIDGTGMCGGCRVLLEDGAKFVCVDGPEFDGHKIDWDSLLSRQRIYLNEERIASGRWEHICNLDKSDETAGDKDK, encoded by the coding sequence TTGTATACCATTTTGGATAAACAGGCGCTTAATGATGCAATCAAGCTCATGGTCATAGAGGCGCCCCATGTTGCAAGAAAGGCGAGCGCCGGCCAGTTTGTGATAGTGAGAATAGATGATTTCGGAGAAAGGGTTCCTTTAACCATTGCTGATTTTGACCGCAGTGCAGGCACAGTTACGATAATCTTTCAGGAAGCAGGAAAATCCACAAAGCATCTCGGCAGCCTCAACGCAGGAGATAATCTCGCCACATTTGCAGGCCCGCTGGGACATCCGACAGAGATTAAAAGATACGGCGCTGTCATCTGTGTGGCAGGTGGTGTAGGCATAGCGCCGGTTTATCCTATCGCAAAAGCGCTTAAAGAAGCGGGGAATGTTGTTATCTCCATAGTAGGCGCGCGGAATAAAGGACTCTTATTCTGGGAAGAGAGGATGAGAACCGTATCTGATGAGCTTATCGTCTGTACAGATGACGGTTCTTATGGAAGAAAGGCAGTTGTCACAGAGCCGTTGAAGGAAATCCTAAGCGTAAAGAATATCGCTAATGTCTGGGCCATAGGCCCTGCAATAATGATGAAGTTTGTCTCTATGCTTACAAAAGAATTTAACGTGCCCACAGTTGTCAGCCTTAATACGATAATGATAGACGGCACCGGCATGTGCGGAGGATGCAGGGTATTGCTTGAGGATGGAGCAAAGTTCGTATGTGTTGACGGCCCTGAATTTGACGGCCATAAGATTGACTGGGACAGCCTTCTTTCAAGGCAGAGGATATACCTGAATGAGGAGCGCATAGCTTCCGGGAGATGGGAGCATATCTGCAATCTGGACAAGAGCGATGAGACCGCAGGGGATAAGGATAAATGA
- the gltA gene encoding NADPH-dependent glutamate synthase — MTKQERMKIPRQEMPLQDTLIRRGNFEEVSLGLPEDAAVKEAERCLQCKKPKCVEGCPVGVLIPQFIKALREGDINEAVRVMKIKNNLPAVCGRVCPQENQCEGNCILGKTGEPLAIGRLERYIGDYELSRRTCPMVKPHDTGKKVAVVGSGPAGIACAVDLGREGHKVTIFESLHSAGGVLIYGIPEFRLPKPVVHSEIDYAVQCLGIEIKTDHIIGRTVTLDELLGEYDAVFIGTGAGLPNFMKIPGINYSGVMSANEFLTRINLMKAYRFPEYDTPVRIGGRVAVIGAGNVAMDSARCAVRLQKSMGMESGEVHVIYRRSRDEVPARLEEFHHAEEEGIIFDFLTSPVEIFGDINGNVTGIKCIRMKLGDADASGRKKPVPLANSEFTIDVDTVIMALGTSPNPVVFTNNGNLRRTNEGTVVADNETGRTSRERLWAGGDVVTGSATVISAMGAGKRAAADIHRFLMEGM, encoded by the coding sequence ATGACAAAACAGGAGCGGATGAAAATACCAAGGCAGGAGATGCCTTTGCAGGATACGCTGATTAGAAGGGGTAACTTTGAAGAGGTGTCCCTGGGTTTACCGGAAGATGCTGCTGTTAAGGAGGCAGAGCGCTGTCTTCAGTGTAAAAAACCTAAATGCGTTGAAGGATGCCCTGTTGGAGTACTCATTCCGCAGTTTATCAAGGCTCTGCGTGAAGGAGACATAAACGAGGCTGTAAGGGTTATGAAGATAAAGAACAATCTGCCGGCTGTCTGCGGCCGCGTATGCCCTCAGGAAAATCAGTGCGAGGGAAACTGCATATTAGGGAAGACAGGCGAGCCTCTCGCAATAGGAAGGCTCGAAAGGTATATTGGAGATTATGAGCTTAGCCGCAGAACGTGCCCGATGGTTAAGCCTCATGATACAGGGAAGAAAGTTGCTGTAGTTGGCTCAGGCCCGGCGGGCATTGCATGTGCTGTGGACCTTGGCAGGGAAGGGCACAAAGTTACGATATTTGAATCTCTTCATTCGGCGGGAGGCGTTCTCATATACGGCATCCCGGAATTCCGGCTTCCAAAGCCGGTCGTTCATTCAGAGATAGATTATGCTGTTCAGTGCCTCGGCATAGAGATAAAGACAGACCATATTATCGGCAGGACAGTTACACTTGATGAGCTCCTCGGCGAATATGACGCTGTTTTTATAGGGACAGGCGCAGGGCTTCCTAATTTCATGAAGATACCTGGAATAAATTACAGCGGCGTCATGTCTGCAAATGAATTTCTCACGAGAATTAATCTTATGAAGGCATATCGCTTTCCTGAATATGACACACCTGTAAGGATTGGCGGGCGTGTGGCTGTAATAGGAGCGGGGAATGTTGCGATGGATTCAGCGCGGTGCGCTGTGAGGCTTCAGAAATCAATGGGAATGGAATCAGGAGAGGTTCATGTTATTTACAGAAGGTCTCGCGATGAAGTTCCTGCAAGATTAGAGGAATTTCATCATGCAGAGGAAGAAGGGATAATCTTTGACTTCCTCACAAGCCCTGTAGAGATATTTGGTGACATTAACGGAAACGTGACAGGGATAAAATGTATCAGGATGAAGCTCGGAGACGCTGACGCTTCAGGAAGAAAAAAACCTGTGCCTTTGGCAAATTCTGAATTTACCATAGATGTTGACACTGTGATAATGGCTCTCGGAACGAGTCCGAATCCTGTGGTATTTACTAATAACGGAAATCTCCGGAGGACGAATGAGGGAACTGTTGTTGCAGACAATGAGACTGGCAGGACATCAAGGGAAAGGCTCTGGGCTGGAGGCGATGTTGTAACAGGCTCTGCAACCGTAATAAGCGCAATGGGCGCAGGGAAAAGGGCTGCGGCGGATATTCACAGGTTTTTGATGGAAGGGATGTAA